The genomic stretch AGCTAAATTGGCTTGGTCTTAGAGCACAGTATGGAATGGCATTGTGTAGATAGATGGTGGACATTGTCCCTCTGTAAGTCAGTTTTTACCCTGTGTTGTAGCTGCTGGCTGAGGAGAAGAACATCTCTGCACGCTACGCTGAGGAGAAGGACAGGGCTGAGGCGGAGGCCAGGGAGAAGGAGACCAAGTCCCTGTCTCTGGCCCGGGCTCTTGATGAGGCTCTGGAGGCCAAGGAGGAGTTTGAGAGACTCAACAAGCAGCTGAGGAGTGAGATGGAGGACCTGATGAGCTCCAAGGACGACGTGGGCAAGAACGTGAGTGTTGCACTGAATACCTGTGTTTTGTTCAGCTGAGGGCAGAATGGTTTGCAACTGTTGTTTTCAGATGGACTGCTCTGCATCCTACAGAAATAAACTAGGTTAAACCTAAACTTTAAAAGCTAGTTCATTCCAAATATCATCACCTCAAAGTATCTTCTCTACCACTGTCCAGGTCCATGACTTGGAGAAGTCCAAGAGGACTCTGGATCAGCAGCTGGAGGAGATGAGGACTCagctggaggagctggaggacGAGCTGCAGGCCACGGAGGACGCCAAGCTGCGTCTGGAGGTCAACATGCAGGCCATGAAGGCCCAGTACGAGAGAGACCTGCAGGGGCGAGACGACCAGAACGACGAGAAGAAAAGGGCGCTTGTCAAACAGGTGCAAAGAGGACACATTACTTCCATACAAACAAGAATTGTGCGAAAAAATTCCAGGAACAATATGTTGTCATACTCTCAGAGAATGTAGAccacccccttcccctcctctgaCCTGGTCTGTCCTGGTCTCCTCAGGTGCGTGAGATGGAGGCAGAGCTGGAGGATGAGCGGAAGCAGAGAGCCTTGGCCGTGGCTGCTAAGAAGAAGCTGGAAATGGACCTGATGGACATGGTGGGACAGATAGAGGGCGCCAACAAGGCCCGTGACGAAGCCATCAAGCAGCTACGCAAATTGCAGGTAATAAACTCACACCGTCTGTAGAACAGACaagacaaataaaaaaatatacaatttattattttggtcaatAATGGGATTCGATCTATCTCCACTTTCTCCCTCAGTCCCAGATGAAAGACTACCAGAGGGAGTTGGAGGATGCCCGGGCCTCTCGGGACGAAATATTCTCCCAATCCAAGGAGAACGAGAAGAAGCTGAAGAGCCTGGAGGCCGAGGTTCTCCAGCTGCATGAGGTACAGTGGGCTGTAGTATTGCTCCTGTCACAACTCTGTGTTTTGGtctgctgtttcctgtagtcTAGACTGGCCCATCTTACTGTGAGAAATGGTGACCTGTGTTTGACCTCTGTGTGACCTCTGCCCTGTAGGACCTGGCGGCGTCAGAGAGGGCGCGGCGCCACGCAGAGCAGGAACGGGATGAGCTAGCGGACGAGATCTCCAACAGCACCTCGGGCAAGTCTGCCTTGATGGATGAGAAAAGGAGGCTGGAGGCTCGCATTGCTCAGCTGGAGGAGGAactagaggaggaacagggcaaCATGGAGCTGCTCAATGACCGCTTCCGCAAGACCACCATGCAGGTATGACCCAGGAGGAAACCTTTTCAGGTTGCAGACTTGATCATTGTAATCATATTACCCTTGTTCCTCTGACTTTNNNNNNNNNNNNNNNNNNNNNNNNNNNNNNNNNNNNNNNNNNNNNNNNNNNNNNNNNNNNNNNNNNNNNNNNNNNNNNNNNNNNNNNNNNNNNNNNNNNNcaaattttatttgtcacatacacatggttagcagatgttaatgcgagtgtagcgaaatgcttgtgcttctagttccgacaatgcagtaataaccaacaagtaatctaactaacaattcccaaaaaaactactgtcttatacacagtgtaaggggataaagaatatgtacataaggatatatgaatgagtgatggtacagagcagcataggcaagatacagtagatgatatcgagtacagtatatacatatgagatgagtatgtaaaccaagtggcatagttaaagtggctagtgatacatgtattacataaggatgcagtcgatgatatagagtacagtatctacgtatgcatatgagatgaataatgtagggtaagtaacattatataaggtagcattgtttaaagtggctagtgatatatttacatcatttcccatcaattcccattattaaagtggctggagtagagtcagtgtcattgacagtgtgttggcagtagccactcaatgttagtggtggctgtttaacagtctgatggccttgagatagaagctgttttttcagtctctcggtcccagctttgatgcacctgtactgacctcgccttctggatgacagcggggtgaacaggcagtggctcgggtggttgatgtccttgatgatctttatggccttcctgtagcatcgggtggtgtaggtgtcctggagggcaggtagtttgcccccggtgatgcgttgtgcagacctcactaccctctggagagccttacggttgagggcggtgcagttgccataccaggcggtgatacagcccgccaggatgctctcgattgtgcatctgtagaagtttgtgagtgcttttggtgacaagccgaatttcttcagcctcctgaggttgaagaggcgctgctgcgccttcctcacgatgctgtctgtgtgagtggaccaagtacccagttgcacagggcggggtcgagacccagggtctcgagcttgatgacgagcttggagggtactatggtgttgaatgccgagctgtagtcgatgaacagcattctcacataggtattcctcttgtccagatgggttagggcagtgtgcagtgtggttgagattgcatcgtctgtggacctatttgggcggtaagcaaattggagtgggtctagggtgtcaggtagggtggaggtgatatggtccttgactagtctctcaaagcacttcatgatgacggatgtgagtgctacgggcggtagtcgtttagctcagttaccttagctttcttgggaacaggaacaatggtggccctcttgaagcatgtgggaacagcagactggtatagggattgattgaatatgtccgtaaacacaccggccagctggtctgcgcatgctctgagggcgcggctggggatgccgtctgggcctgcagccttgcgagggttaacacgtttaaatgtcttactcacttcggctgcagtgaaggagagaccgcatgttttcgttgcaggccgtgtcagtggcactgtattgtcctcaaagcgggcaatcTATGGGCAATCTATGACTGACAACCTTTGTTACATTGCGTTTCCTGTGATGCTCTAACTGTCCTATGACCTCATTCCTCTGTCCTCCTATCAGGGAGCGAGCAGCGGCCAATAAGCTTGTGAGACGGACAGAGAAGAAGCTGAAGGAGGTGTGCATGCAGGTGGAGGACGAGCGCCGCCATTCCGACCAGTACAAGGAACAGGTGAGGAGCTTGTCAGGGATGTTTGGACGTCCCAGATCTTAAAGCTACAATATATTTAATTCTCATTGAAAACAAGTCTATAAAGCGATAGGTttgttctatgtgctctatttctatgcttcctgttcttaagtttagtttttgcgtcttttactttcgatTTTGTACAACAGCTGAAAATATCTATTTTTTGGTTATGGATcctctacacaatgactgcttgttttgacTCAAACAGAAATGAGGCGAATTCTGCATAGGGCATTTTTAAGATGTACACAGCTAAAGAAGGAATTCTATCCAATTCAGTACAACTTGCAAAGGTGGGGCGGGATTGGATAGGTGTGAAGATTTAGGAATGGAGTCTTTCCTACAGTAGGTTCTTTCCAGTAACCACTGGACCATAGGACTGCTGAGTATTGTAAGTATTAGTATAGACTGTTCATCATTGTTGATGTCTGTTGTGACTCCTGGCTGAGTCAGATGGAGAAGGCCAACTCCCGCATGAAGCAGCTGAAGAGGCAGCttgaggaggctgaggaggaggcCACACGTGCCAACGCCTACCGCAGGAAGCTGCAGAGGGAGCTGGACGATGCAACTGAGGCCAGCGAGGGTCTCAGCCGCGAGGTCAACACACTCAAGAGCCGCCTCAGGTATTTagagccccacacacacacacaaactctaagATTATATTTTTGACACAATCAGTTGTGTATATTGGCCAAATTGTGGTCCTCGTTACTAATACCTCTCCACTTCTCCTGGCCCCATCTGTCCCCTGCAGGCGTGGAGGCCCCATCAGTTTCTCTTCCAGCCGCTCGGGCAGGCGTCAGCTGCAGGTGGAGGGAACATCGCTCGACCTCCTATCCGACGACGAGGTGGAAAACAAGACCACGGACGCCAATGCCAACGAGACGCCAGCGGCTCCCCAACCAGAGTAGAAGCTCTTCCTCCAGCCCACATGCAGCATGGCCTCCGCCCTCACAAACCttccccctgtcctcctaaccccaGACACCAGCAGTGGACCCCACTACTCTGCCTTATCCCTCTATGGCAAGCTGCAGGGCCAAGCAAATCCATCATCTCCTCCATATGAATATACCGCACATCAAGCCTTGGATTCGTTTTTAACATCAATTACAGATAAAAGTGCTTTTAAATAGGAGTCTGAGTGTGCATAGGCACTTGAAAACAAATAGCAGGAGTTTACCATAATTATGTTAAGCTACTTCCCTGGAACAGCCATTAGAATCAAACAGCCCTCTAGCTAGAATTAACCACTGTCATTTCAGCTGGTTTACTGGCACACAGGTGGACAACTGCACACAAGTCGGTAAAAACATGTCTTTCATGATTGTACAGTATTGGACCAGGATATGTAAAACAAAGCACAGCATAAGCGAGGGAATTATTTTTAAATGGTAGCCTAAATGACGATCCCACCAAATTTTTTCATCAAAACCACCACTGTCATAGAGATACTGCAATCCACTTAGTTTACTATAAAAATAACTGTGAATAACTATTTGGTAGCAGGTTTGTAGTAAATGAGATTGTACCACGCCATGTTGCCTCAGCACTTCCCCCTATATATATGACCAGCAAAAGACCCTGTTAACTTTACCAAGATAACCTTGTCCAATAACCCaccattttatatttgacatatcAATCTACTTTAAGTGGTGTACAATAATGTGTGGAATTAGGTTTGTCAGACTTGGAGCGAAGGCCCTTTTTTAGGAAGACAGCCCAAATGTGTGCTTGACATACTGCAATATTGCTATGTATAATTCTGCCCATACAGTTATGTTTTCTGTACCATGTACAAAATGCTTAACTCAAAATGCACAAGGTTTCTTTGGCATCTCTTGTCACCATAATATCATTGCATTACAAATGGCTGAATAATATTAGCATGATTTACAGAAGGGTAATTCATGTTTATTGATTATATTTTTTGAGTGTTAGAGCGTTGATTTTAATTCAGTGGTTCAGGATAGAGAAATTGATCAATTTGAATATGCACACTTGTTGATGCCTTGATTGTTAAACATAAATTTCCATTTTGTAAATTAGTAAATACATATGAGGCCTTTATTAATTATTTTAAACCATAACAAATTGGGGGAAAAagatttatgtttcttttgaaagACACTTCTCAATAAAGACATGGGTGGGGGGGAACAAGTGTATAGTGTTTGAACCAGTTTCATAGCTTTAGTGTCATATTATACCATAAGCACCTCTCCCATGGTGTTGGTGTGAACCAGTGTTATAACAGAATGATTTATGGGGCCTTCTGTCTGCCAGGCAGAAAGTAGGATTTCATTGGGTTCAAAGCTTTAACATCTTGAAGGTTGTTAATTATTAGTGGACTGGCTGTTGACGACCAGGTATTCATCATCTCCTTTTATTTCTTGTATTCCTAGCCTtgttttgttattgttgtaaAAGACCAATAAACATATCCATTATAGAAAAGTATTTGATTTATTCTGTAATTCTTTTGCAACACATTGATGTCCTCTTCGTCTTTCCCACAACTACTGTGGGAAAGACGGTCTTCCAAACTGATATGTGACGTATGGTCCATGTTACATTGCCATACATTGTTCCATTACTTCATTGGTGGTTACATTGAAGCCCTGAGGGAGCGCGTAGACTATAGACtgtgcacagacacacagtattATTGTAATATTAACTTTTTCCACTAGGGATTGCCtcttgtacagtgcattcggaaagtattcagaccccttgacattttccacattataCATTACAGCCTATttcaaaatggacaaaaaaatgttaaatccttatctacacacaataccccataatgacaaagcgaaaacaggtttttagaaattctaGCAAATGTAAACaacattaaaaacaaaaatacttgtacatgattgtacatgatttggaaaggcacacacctgtcaatataaggttcCGCAGTGGCATTTCATGTCGGAACAAAAACCAAAGACGGtttggccgcccagccaaactgagcaatcaggggagaagagccttggtcagggaggtgaacaagaacctggtggtcactctgacagtgctccagagttcctctgtggagattggagaaacttccagaaggacaaccatctctgcagcactccaccaatcaggcctttatggtagagtggccagacggaagccatttctcagtaaaaggcacatgacagcatgcttggagtttgccaaaagccacctaaagactctcagatgagaaacaagattctcttgtctgatgaaaccaagattgaactcttaggcctgaatgccaagcgtcacatctggaggaaacctggcaccatttctacggtgaagcgtggtgctggtagcatcatgctgtagggatgtttttctgaagcagggactgggagactagtcaggatcgaggaaaagatgaacggcacaaagtacagagagatccttgatgaaaaccagctccagagcatgcaggatctcagactggggtgaaggggtcaccttccaacaggacaatgaccataagcacacagccaagacagttgctttgggacaagtctctgaatgtccttgagtggcccagccagagcccagacttgaacccgatctaacatctctggagagacctgaaaatagctgtgcagtgacgctccccatccaacctgacagagcttgagaggatctccagagaagactgggagaaactccccaaatgtaggaaggagtgccaagcttgtagcatcatacccaagaagactccaggctgtaatcactgccaaaggtgcttcaacaaagtactgagtaaaaggtctgactacttatgtaaatgtgatatttaagatttttgttttctttataaatttgcaaaaaaatctaaaaatctgttttttctgttattatggggtattgtgtatagattgatgagaagaaaaaaactatttaatcaattttagaataaggctgtaacttaacaaaatatggaaaaggtcaaggggtctgaatactttctgaatgcactgtaggtacaTTTATTCACTACCATgtacagtaaaataaataaattgcacTAGGTCAGTGAgatgttttatatttatataattgTAAACATACAGTAGATAGCCTACAGTGGGTACATGCTTTGTGGTGTAGGCTGTTTCCTCTGGTGGTCTAGGGCAGCCTGATGTCCAGGTGGTCTAGGGCAGCCTGGTGGTCTAGGGCAGCCTGATGTCCTGGTGGTCTGGGGCAGCCTGGTGGTGGTCTCATGCAGCTTTATTCCCTGGTGGTCTAGGGCAGCTTAATGGTGGTGTAGGGCAGCTTGATGGTGGTGTAGGGCAGCTTGATGGTGGTGTAGGGCAACTTGATGGTGGTGTAGGGCAGCTTGATGGTGGTGTAGGGCAGCTTGATGGTGGTGTAGGGCAGCTTGATGGTGGTGTAGGGCAGCCTGATGGTGGTCTAGGGCAGCTTGATGGTGGTATAGGGCAGCTTGATGGTGGTGTAGGGCAGCTTGATGGTGGTGTAGGGCTGCTTGATGGTGGTGTAGGGCAGCCTGATGGTGGTGTAGGGCAGCTTGATGGTGGTGTAGGGCAGCTTGATCGTGGTCTAGGGCTGCTTGATGGTGGTCTAGGGCAGCCTAATTCGATGAATCTGATGTTTCTTGGTATTGTGGTAGGTGTTACTCCAGGTGGTCCCTGGGCTCTGTGCATCTCCCTGAGTTTTATGATGGGTTCTCCTGGTCCTGAGGGGCCTGGTCTCCTTCCCCTGCTCCACTACAATGAGAAATGACAGGGAGATCTTACATGTACATACAATGTCTGGAAAATATCACATATAGAGGGATTACAGGTTAAAGATAACACATTAAAGATTACACATTCAACTCTTAATGTGTGGTCAATGAATCATCTTTCTAGCTTtggtaaacactttttttttcttgATGACTCATTGTTGTGATTGACTCCATTTGTGGCATTCTTCTCAAATGTGTGGGCTAGAGCCTTACCTGCAGACATAGAACAGGATGTAGGCAGTCTGTGCCCTCGCCCTCAGCACAGTGGCCTCATCTGTCCTCAAGACACGTGCGTCATCCAGGCAGAGCCACCCACTGCCACGGCTGTCCAAAACATCACTGATGTAGTGGCCTGGGGAACAAGGGAGACAGAATAGTGTACATTAAGCTTTCAGAATTAtgtatgcgtgtgcgtgcgtgggtgcaTACCTGAGTGCCTGCATACCTGTATACATGTTGTCTCCCAGATGTGAGATCACACTTGACAATTTGTAGATATTGTCTGGCTGGTGTCTCTGTAAGGAAACACATTTAATAATAGGATTGTTATTTTGTCTACAGGATAGGGGTGCCTTCTATAACTGCCTTATCTTGACCCGCCCCCAAACTATCTCAACTGGATCTAATTATCtgttatttatttctctctctatatatatatttctctctctatatatatatttctctctctctcctcaccacagCGACTGCCTGCTGCCCCTTCTCACTGTCAGCTGGTTTCTCTAGCTGTTCAGAGGAAATTGAAGCTGGTGGGGGTATATAAAATATAGTGTAAATACAAACCAAAAAGTGAAGCGGAAACCTATCAACAAATATACTCTTAACTTCTGACTTGCTTTCCTCAACAGTCCTGTTTCATGAGAGGGTGACTCATTGTTGTGATTGACTCCATTTGTTCTGCATGATGTCAGTAACACAATGTCCTACCTGGTTTATCAAGGGTGCCTTTCGGGGAGTTTGCAGATGTGTTGTCCATGTTGTTGTTCCCCAGTGAGCTTGCCCTGTGTAAATCGATGGCAATGAAAATCAATATCTAGTGTGTGAAAATCCTGGTGTGTGTTGGCTGCTCAATGTGCAATGTCCCCAAACAGAGTGTAAACCAACCTGGCTCCATGCTGGACAGGGGCTGTCTCCCCACATAGGGCTGGGAGGGTCAGTTCTGCAGGGATGGACATGGGATCGTCCACCTTCTCTGGCTCCCAGTTGCCTGCAGTAAACCGCTTAATATGAAGCATTAGGACCCTGCTCAGGAACAGACGGACAGGCaggcatttacacacacacacacagacagacagacagacagacattcacaaAGACGGGATGAACAGGCAGGCATTCACACAGACAAAGGAATCAGTATTGTACTCAAATCAATAATCCAGTTTGGTGAGTTAGATCAGGACTGTCAATTGTAATCTGAGATGATGATGGGAGGACTCACCGGGGCAGCGTGAGGAAGTGCCTAGTCACAGATGCCATGCTGCCTGAGCACACCCTGCATGCACACTCTAACGCAGATGGCTAGGTGACAAAACATAGCAATACAATTATGAACATTATGACATTAATGATAGTGTTCCTTGACATACTAACTCTTGGTTGAAGCTAAGTGCTGACCTTAAAGTAGAGGTCCAGGCTGTGTGTCAGGTAATGGCTCAGGCTCAGTGACAAGTGATTGTAATCCTCCTGACCATACACTATAACTCCACAGCTTCAGAAGTACGGAGAGAAATGCATCAGCTATCCAACACAAACCTTTTGATCCTTCTACACACTATCTTAATGCTTTACCTCTGTATCCTGCATGTTATGCTGACATTAAACCTCCTCACAAATGTGATGAAGACATCAAGGTACACCGTATACAAATGACAGCTGTTACCTGGTGCAGGTACGGGAAGTCTTCAGCTTGAATTCTAACTGCTTCACGGGGCAGGTGTATGGCTCTGGTGAGCCCTTTAATGCCATACCCTCCTCCTTCAGCTGAAAGAGGAGGAGCACCACACATTCATGGGCATCctaagagaagaatgggaaagaAATAGAAAATACATCAACAACCACAACTGAAACAGAGCTGAGGAAAAACACTGTCACATGTCCCAGGTTTATTGTTAAGTGAGTCTTTTAGCATATAATATCTTACCTGTTCATCGTCGTCCTCATAGTCCTCATTGACAACAGAGAGACAGCGCTTGACTGTTTGAAGGATtttcttcttttcctttttcttAGCATTGACAGTGCCTCCAGAAAGCCTGGCCTGATGTAACTCAGCAAAGCAGCTGTGGAGGGAGACAAAGAGCATGCATTCGGGTTTCACTCTCTCACCTTGGCCACAGATTAGCTCTGTGCTTCTACTTTAGCTGATTCCTGATTGTGACAGGAAATCACCTCTGGTGTTAATCAGTAGCTGAGTTGGGTGTGGTTTTATCTTAAAAATCATATTAGGCACTAAGAGTGTACGAAAGagagtatacatacatacatacatacatacatacatacatacatacatacatacatacatacatacatacatacatacatatacatacatacatacatacatacatacatacatacatacatacatacatacatacatacatacacacacacacacacacacacacacacacacacacacacacacacaaacatacatactgaacaaaaatataaatgcaactcgtgaagtg from Oncorhynchus tshawytscha isolate Ot180627B linkage group LG09, Otsh_v2.0, whole genome shotgun sequence encodes the following:
- the LOC121847238 gene encoding myosin heavy chain, embryonic smooth muscle isoform-like; this translates as MTSFLCPPIRERAAANKLVRRTEKKLKEVCMQVEDERRHSDQYKEQMEKANSRMKQLKRQLEEAEEEATRANAYRRKLQRELDDATEASEGLSREVNTLKSRLRRGGPISFSSSRSGRRQLQVEGTSLDLLSDDEVENKTTDANANETPAAPQPE
- the LOC112259436 gene encoding ubiquitin carboxyl-terminal hydrolase 37, which codes for MARLRNLFSKSSTQLGEQSCTGEGEDNTKLLGLPNIGNTCFMNSALQCLLGLPAFCRDILRQQNTWSSYASSKLLCCFAELHQARLSGGTVNAKKKEKKKILQTVKRCLSVVNEDYEDDDEQDAHECVVLLLFQLKEEGMALKGSPEPYTCPVKQLEFKLKTSRTCTSCGVIVYGQEDYNHLSLSLSHYLTHSLDLYFKPSALECACRVCSGSMASVTRHFLTLPRVLMLHIKRFTAGNWEPEKVDDPMSIPAELTLPALCGETAPVQHGARASSLGNNNMDNTSANSPKGTLDKPETPARQYLQIVKCDLTSGRQHVYRPLHQ